One region of Sus scrofa isolate TJ Tabasco breed Duroc chromosome 3, Sscrofa11.1, whole genome shotgun sequence genomic DNA includes:
- the SRRT gene encoding LOW QUALITY PROTEIN: serrate RNA effector molecule homolog (The sequence of the model RefSeq protein was modified relative to this genomic sequence to represent the inferred CDS: inserted 1 base in 1 codon): MGDSDDEYDRRRRDKFRRERSDYDRSRERDERRRGDDWNDREWDRGRERRSRGEYRDYDRNRRERFSPPRHELSPPQKRMRRDWDEHSSDPYHSGYEMPYAGGGGGPTYGPPQPWGHPDVHIMQHHVLPIQARLGSIAEIDLGVPPPVMKTFKEFLLSLDDSVDETEAVKRYNDYKLDFRRQQMQDFFLAHKDEEWFRSKYHPDEVGKRRQEARGALQNRLRVFLSLMESGWFDNLLLDIDKADAIVKMLDAAVIKMEGGTENDLRILEQEEEEEQAGKPGEPSKKEEGRAGQGLGDGERKANDKDDKKEDGKQAENDSSSDDKTKKSEGDGDKEEKKEDAEKETKKSSKKRNRKHSGDDSFDEGSVSESESESESGQAEEEKEEAEDAVKEKEKPKEEEREKPKDAPGLECKPRPXHKTCSLFMRNIAPNISRAEIISLCKRYPGFMRVALSEPQPERRFFRRGWVTFDRSVNIKEICWNLQNIRLRECELSPGVNRDLTRRVRNINGITQHKQIVRNDIKLAAKLIHTLDDRTQLWASEPGTPPLPTSLPSQNPILKNITDYLIEEVSAEEEELLGSSGGAPPEEPPKEGNPAEINVERDEKLIKVLDKLLLYLRIVHSLDYYNTCEYPNEDEMPNRCGIIHVRGPMPPNRISHGEVLEWQKTFEEKLTPLLSVRESLSEEEAQKMGRKDPEQEVEKFVTSNTQELGKDKWLCPLSGKKFKGPEFVRKHIFNKHAEKIEEVKKEVAFFNNFLTDAKRPALPEIKPAQPPGPAQSLTPGLPYPHQTPQGLMPYGQPRPPILGYGAGAVRPAVPTGGPPYPHAPYGAGRGNYDAFRGQGGYPGKPRNRMVRGDPRAIVEYRDLDAPDDVDFF; the protein is encoded by the exons AGAGTGGGACCGTGGCCGGGAGCGCCGCAGTCGGGGCGAGTACCGGGACTATGACAGGAACCGGAGGGAGCGCTTCTCTCCCCCCCGCCACGAGCTCAGCCCCCCGCAGAAGCGCATGAGGCGAGACTG GGATGAGCACAGCTCTGACCCATACCACAGTGGCTATGAGATGCCCTatgctggggggggtgggggcccaACTTATGGCCCCCCTCAGCCCTGGGGCCACCCAGACGTCCACATCATGCAGCATCACGTTCTGCCTATCCAGGCCAG GCTGGGCAGCATCGCTGAGATTGACTTGGGCGTGCCGCCGCCCGTGATGAAGACCTTCAAGGAATTTCTCCTGTCACTGGATGACTCTGTGGATGAGACAGAGGCAGTTAAGCGCTATAATGACTACAAGCTGGACTTTCGAAGGCAGCAGATGCAGGATTTCTTCTTGGCTCACAAAGATGAGGAGTG GTTTCGGTCTAAGTACCACCCAGATGAGGTGGGCAAGCGTCGGCAGGAGGCCCGGGGGGCCCTGCAAAACCGACTAAGGGTATTCCTGTCCCTCATGGAGAGTGGATGGTTTGATAATCTTTTGCTGGACATAGACAAAGCAGATGCCATCGTCAAGATGCTGGATGCAG CTGTGATTAAGATGGAAGGAGGTACAGAGAACGATCTACGCAtcctggagcaggaggaggaggaggaacaggcaGGAAAGCCTGGGGAGCCCAGCAAGAAAGAGGAAGGCCGGGCTGGACAGGGCCTGGGGGATGGAGAGCGTAAGGCCAATGATAAGGACGACAAGAAAGAAGACGGCAAACAG GCTGAAAATGACAGTTCTAGTGATGACAAAACTAAGAAATCTGAGGGTGACGGGgataaggaagagaagaaagaagacgctgagaaagaaaccaaaaag AGCAGCAAGAAGCGGAATAGGAAGCATAGTGGTGACGACAGCTTTGATGAAGGCAGTGTGTCTGAGTCAGAGTCCGAGTCTGAGAGTGGCCAGgctgaggaggagaaggaggaggctg AAGATGCAGTCAAGGAAAAGGAGAAGCCCAAGGAAGAAGAACGGGAGAAGCCTAAGGATGCCCCTGGGCTGGAATGTAAACCCCGAC CTCACAAGACTTGCTCTCTCTTCATGCGCAACATCGCACCCAACATCTCCCGGGCTGAAATCATTTCT CTTTGTAAAAGATATCCAGGCTTCATGCGTGTGGCACTCTCGGAGCCCCAGCCCGAGAGGAG GTTTTTCCGTCGTGGCTGGGTGACCTTTGACCGCAGCGTTAATATCAAAGAGATCTGTTGGAACCTGCAGAATATCCGA CTACGGGAGTGTGAGCTGAGCCCTGGCGTGAACAGAGACCTGACTCGTCGTGTCCGCAACATCAACGGCATCACGCAGCACAAGCAGATAGTACGAAATGACATCAAGCTGGCAGCCAAGCTGATCCATACGCTGGATGACAGGACCCAGCTCTGGGCCTCTGAGCCTGGGACACCTCCTTTGCCAACG AGTCTGCCGTCGCAGAACCCCATCTTGAAGAACATCACTGACTACCTGATAGAGGAAGTGAGtgctgaggaggaggagctgctggGGAGCAGCGGGGGGGCCCCTCCTGAGGAGCCTCCTAAGGAAGGGAACCCGGCAGAGATCAACGTGGAGCGGGATGAGAAGCTAATCAAG GTTTTGGACAAACTCCTCCTCTATTTGCGCATTGTGCATTCCCTGGATTATTACAACACATGCGAGTACCCCAACGAGGACGAGATGCCCAACCGCTGTGGCATCATCCACGTTCGGGGGCCCATGCCGCCCAACCGCATCAGTCATGGAGAAG TGCTAGAGTGGCAGAAGACGTTTGAGGAGAAGCTGACTCCGCTGCTGAGTGTGCGGGAATCTCTTTCAGAGGAAGAGGCCCAGAAGATGGGTCGCAAAGATCCTGAGCAGGAAGTAGAAAAGTTTGTGACCTCCAACACTCAGGAACTGGGCAAGGATAAGTGGCTATGCCCTCTCAGTGGCAAGAAATTCAAG GGCCCTGAGTTTGTGCGCAAACATATCTTCAACAAGCATGCAGAGAAAATTGAGGAAGTGAAGAAGGAGGTGGCGTTTTTTAACAACTTTCTTACGGATGCCAAGCGCCCAGCTCTGCCCGAGATCAAGCCAGCTCAGCCACCTGGCCCTGCCCAGA GCCTGACTCCGGGACTCCCCTACCCGCACCAGACTCCCCAGGGCCTGATGCCCTATGGTCAGCCTCGGCCCCCCATCTTGGGCTATGGAG CTGGTGCCGTTCGCCCTGCAGTCCCCACAGGAGGGCCTCCGTACCCCCATGCTCCCTATGGTGCTGGCCGAGGGAACTATGATGCCTTCCGAGGCCAGGGAGGTTATCCTGGGAAACCTCGAAACAG GATGGTCCGTGGAGACCCACGGGCCATTGTGGAATACCGTGACCTGGATGCTCCAGACGACGTGGATTTCTTTTGA
- the UFSP1 gene encoding inactive Ufm1-specific protease 1, with protein MGDKPPGFRGSRSWIGCVEASLCLDHFGGPQGRLCHVPRGAGLQGELERLYSHFAGGGGPVMVGGDADAQAKALLGVCLGPGTEAYVLVLDPHCWGAPKNPSELQAAGWVGWQEVSTAFDPNSFYNLCLTSCNSEKQRNALD; from the coding sequence ATGGGAGACAAGCCACCCGGCTTCCGGGGCTCTCGGAGCTGGATCGGGTGTGTAGAGGCCAGCCTCTGCCTGGATCATTTCGGGGGGCCTCAGGGGCGCCTATGCCACGTGCCCCGTGGAGCAGGGCTTCAGGGGGAGCTGGAGAGGCTCTACTCTCACTTTGCAGGAGGCGGGGGGCCTGTAATGGTTGGCGGGGATGCAGATGCCCAGGCCAAGGCCTTGTTGGGAGTGTGCCTGGGGCCAGGCACAGAAGCCTATGTCCTGGTATTGGACCCTCACTGCTGGGGTGCTCCGAAAAACCCCAGTGAATTACAGGCTGCTGGGTGGGTGGGCTGGCAAGAGGTAAGCACAGCCTTTGACCCCAACTCCTTCTACAACCTGTGCTTGACCAGCTGTAACTCGGAAAAGCAGCGAAATGCCTTGGACTGA
- the ACHE gene encoding acetylcholinesterase isoform X3 yields the protein MRPPWCPLHTPSLASPLLLLLFLLGGGAEAEGPEDPELLVTVRGGRLRGISLMAPGGPVSAFLGIPFAEPPVGPRRFLPPEPKRPWPGVLDATAFQSVCYQYVDTLYPGFEGTEMWNPNRELSEDCLYLNVWTPYPRPASPTPVLVWIYGGGFYSGASSLDVYDGRFLAQVEGTVLVSMNYRVGAFGFLALPGSREAPGNVGLLDQRLALQWVQENVAAFGGDPMSVTLFGESAGAASVGMHLLSPPSRGLFHRAVLQSGAPNGPWATVGVGEARRRATLLARLVGCPPGGAGGNDTELVACLRTRTAQDLVDHEWHVLPQESVFRFSFVPVVDGDFLSDTPEALINAGDFHSLQVLVGVVKDEGSYFLVYGAPGFSKDNESLISRAQFLAGVRVGVPQASDLAAEAVVLHYTDWLHPEDPARLREAMSDLVGDHNVVCPVAQLAGRLAAQGARVYAYVFEHRASTLSWPLWMGVPHGYEIEFIFGLPLEPSLNYTVEERTFAQRLMRYWANFARTGDPNDPWDSKAPQWPPYTAGAQQYVSLNLRPLEVRRGLRAQACAFWNRFLPKLLSATDTLDEAERQWKAEFHRWSSYMVHWKNQFDHYSKQDRCSDL from the exons ATGAGGCCACCGTGGTGTCCCCTGCACACGCCCTCCCTGGCTTCCccactccttctcctcctcttccttctgggaggaggggcagaggctgAGGGCCCAGAGGACCCGGAGCTGCTGGTGACGGTGCGTGGGGGCCGGCTTCGAGGCATTAGCCTAATGGCCCCTGGGGGCCCTGTCTCTGCTTTTCTGGGCATCCCCTTCGCAGAGCCACCTGTGGGCCCCCGTCGCTTTCTGCCACCGGAGCCCAAGCGGCCCTGGCCAGGGGTGCTGGATGCCACAGCCTTCCAAAGCGTCTGCTACCAATATGTGGACACCTTGTACCCTGGCTTTGAGGGCACTGAGATGTGGAACCCCAACCGTGAGCTGAGTGAGGACTGCCTCTACCTCAACGTGTGGACACCGTACCCCAGGCCTGCGTCCCCCACCCCTGTCCTTGTCTGGATCTACGGGGGTGGCTTCTACAGCGGGGCCTCCTCCCTGGACGTGTATGATGGCCGCTTCCTGGCCCAGGTGGAGGGGACTGTGCTGGTGTCCATGAACTACAGGGTGGGAGCCTTTGGCTTCTTGGCCCTGCCCGGGAGCCGGGAGGCCCCTGGCAATGTGGGTCTGCTGGATCAGAGGCTGGCACTGCAGTGGGTGCAGGAGAATGTGGCAGCCTTTGGAGGGGACCCAATGTCAGTGACTCTGTTTGGGGAAAGCGCAGGTGCAGCCTCTGTAGGAATGCACCTGCTGTCCCCACCCAGCCGGGGCCTGTTCCACAGGGCGGTGCTGCAGAGCGGTGCACCCAATGGGCCCTGGGCCACGGTGGGTGTGGGAGAGGCCCGCCGCAGGGCCACACTGCTGGCCCGCCTCGTGGGCTGTCCCCCAGGTGGAGCTGGTGGCAATGACACAGAACTGGTGGCCTGCCTGCGGACGCGGACAGCTCAGGATCTCGTGGACCACGAGTGGCATGTGCTGCCTCAGGAAAGCGTCTTCCGCTTCTCCTTCGTGCCTGTGGTGGACGGAGACTTTCTCAGTGACACGCCTGAGGCCCTCATCAATGCTGGAGACTTCCACAGCCTACAG GTGCTGGTGGGTGTGGTGAAGGATGAGGGCTCCTATTTTCTGGTTTACGGGGCCCCAGGCTTCAGCAAAGACAACGAGTCTCTCATCAGCCGGGCCCAGTTCCTGGCCGGGGTGCGGGTCGGGGTCCCCCAGGCAAGCGACCTGGCTGCCGAGGCTGTGGTCCTGCATTACACAGACTGGCTACACCCTGAGGACCCAGCACGCCTGAGGGAGGCCATGAGTGATTTGGTGGGCGACCACAACGTCGTGTGCCCCGTGGCCCAGCTGGCTGGGCGACTGGCCGCCCAGGGCGCCAGAGTCTATGCCTACGTCTTTGAACACCGAGCATCCACACTCTCCTGGCCCCTCTGGATGGGGGTGCCCCACGGCTACGAGATCGAGTTCATCTTCGGGCTCCCCTTGGAACCCTCGCTAAACTACACCGTCGAGGAGAGAACCTTTGCCCAGCGACTGATGAGATACTGGGCCAACTTCGCCCGCACAGG GGACCCCAATGACCCCTGGGATTCCAAAGCCCCGCAGTGGCCCCCGTACACGGCGGGAGCGCAGCAGTACGTGAGCCTGAACCTGCGGCCGCTGGAGGTGCGACGCGGGCTGCGTGCCCAGGCCTGCGCCTTCTGGAACCGCTTCCTACCCAAATTGCTCAGCGCCACAG ACACGCTGGACGAGGCGGAGCGCCAGTGGAAGGCCGAGTTCCACCGCTGGAGCTCCTACATGGTGCACTGGAAGAACCAGTTTGACCATTACAGCAAGCAGGATCGCTGCTCAGACCTGTGA
- the ACHE gene encoding acetylcholinesterase isoform X1, whose amino-acid sequence MRAPPLSGGLSGGLRPLVLVLTLPALGPTQFTQLGSRGGWGVLCGAGEGIARQFSSLSPAFVCVCVCVCVCVCARAPRLCAPLVLPVYVLVSVCLPPSHHFSPPLCQPAPPLLQLSDNPWARVLPNHLLPPGSLKPSPSAFLSPSRRLPAPAAMRPPWCPLHTPSLASPLLLLLFLLGGGAEAEGPEDPELLVTVRGGRLRGISLMAPGGPVSAFLGIPFAEPPVGPRRFLPPEPKRPWPGVLDATAFQSVCYQYVDTLYPGFEGTEMWNPNRELSEDCLYLNVWTPYPRPASPTPVLVWIYGGGFYSGASSLDVYDGRFLAQVEGTVLVSMNYRVGAFGFLALPGSREAPGNVGLLDQRLALQWVQENVAAFGGDPMSVTLFGESAGAASVGMHLLSPPSRGLFHRAVLQSGAPNGPWATVGVGEARRRATLLARLVGCPPGGAGGNDTELVACLRTRTAQDLVDHEWHVLPQESVFRFSFVPVVDGDFLSDTPEALINAGDFHSLQVLVGVVKDEGSYFLVYGAPGFSKDNESLISRAQFLAGVRVGVPQASDLAAEAVVLHYTDWLHPEDPARLREAMSDLVGDHNVVCPVAQLAGRLAAQGARVYAYVFEHRASTLSWPLWMGVPHGYEIEFIFGLPLEPSLNYTVEERTFAQRLMRYWANFARTGDPNDPWDSKAPQWPPYTAGAQQYVSLNLRPLEVRRGLRAQACAFWNRFLPKLLSATDTLDEAERQWKAEFHRWSSYMVHWKNQFDHYSKQDRCSDL is encoded by the exons ATGAGGGCCCCGCCCCTGTCGGGTGGCCTGTCCGGTGGCCTGCGGCCTCTGGTGCTGGTGCTGACACTGCCTGCACTGGGCCCAACCCAGTTCACCCAGCTGGGAagcaggggagggtggggggtccTCTGCGGGGCAGGGGAGGGTATTGCTCGGCAGTTCTCATCTTTGTCCCCGgcatttgtttgtgtgtgtgtatgtgtgtgtgtgtgtgtgtgtgcacgcgcgcctCGTCTCTGTGCCCCCTTGGTTCTCCCTGTCTATGTccttgtctctgtctgtctccctccctctcaccatttctctcctcctctctgccaaCCTGCCCCACCTCTTCTGCAGCTCAGTGATAACCCCTGGGCAAGAGTGTTACCTAAtcatctcctccctcctggcAGCCTCAAGCCTTCaccctctgcctttctttctcccaGCAGACGCCTGCCTGCCCCGGCAGCCATGAGGCCACCGTGGTGTCCCCTGCACACGCCCTCCCTGGCTTCCccactccttctcctcctcttccttctgggaggaggggcagaggctgAGGGCCCAGAGGACCCGGAGCTGCTGGTGACGGTGCGTGGGGGCCGGCTTCGAGGCATTAGCCTAATGGCCCCTGGGGGCCCTGTCTCTGCTTTTCTGGGCATCCCCTTCGCAGAGCCACCTGTGGGCCCCCGTCGCTTTCTGCCACCGGAGCCCAAGCGGCCCTGGCCAGGGGTGCTGGATGCCACAGCCTTCCAAAGCGTCTGCTACCAATATGTGGACACCTTGTACCCTGGCTTTGAGGGCACTGAGATGTGGAACCCCAACCGTGAGCTGAGTGAGGACTGCCTCTACCTCAACGTGTGGACACCGTACCCCAGGCCTGCGTCCCCCACCCCTGTCCTTGTCTGGATCTACGGGGGTGGCTTCTACAGCGGGGCCTCCTCCCTGGACGTGTATGATGGCCGCTTCCTGGCCCAGGTGGAGGGGACTGTGCTGGTGTCCATGAACTACAGGGTGGGAGCCTTTGGCTTCTTGGCCCTGCCCGGGAGCCGGGAGGCCCCTGGCAATGTGGGTCTGCTGGATCAGAGGCTGGCACTGCAGTGGGTGCAGGAGAATGTGGCAGCCTTTGGAGGGGACCCAATGTCAGTGACTCTGTTTGGGGAAAGCGCAGGTGCAGCCTCTGTAGGAATGCACCTGCTGTCCCCACCCAGCCGGGGCCTGTTCCACAGGGCGGTGCTGCAGAGCGGTGCACCCAATGGGCCCTGGGCCACGGTGGGTGTGGGAGAGGCCCGCCGCAGGGCCACACTGCTGGCCCGCCTCGTGGGCTGTCCCCCAGGTGGAGCTGGTGGCAATGACACAGAACTGGTGGCCTGCCTGCGGACGCGGACAGCTCAGGATCTCGTGGACCACGAGTGGCATGTGCTGCCTCAGGAAAGCGTCTTCCGCTTCTCCTTCGTGCCTGTGGTGGACGGAGACTTTCTCAGTGACACGCCTGAGGCCCTCATCAATGCTGGAGACTTCCACAGCCTACAG GTGCTGGTGGGTGTGGTGAAGGATGAGGGCTCCTATTTTCTGGTTTACGGGGCCCCAGGCTTCAGCAAAGACAACGAGTCTCTCATCAGCCGGGCCCAGTTCCTGGCCGGGGTGCGGGTCGGGGTCCCCCAGGCAAGCGACCTGGCTGCCGAGGCTGTGGTCCTGCATTACACAGACTGGCTACACCCTGAGGACCCAGCACGCCTGAGGGAGGCCATGAGTGATTTGGTGGGCGACCACAACGTCGTGTGCCCCGTGGCCCAGCTGGCTGGGCGACTGGCCGCCCAGGGCGCCAGAGTCTATGCCTACGTCTTTGAACACCGAGCATCCACACTCTCCTGGCCCCTCTGGATGGGGGTGCCCCACGGCTACGAGATCGAGTTCATCTTCGGGCTCCCCTTGGAACCCTCGCTAAACTACACCGTCGAGGAGAGAACCTTTGCCCAGCGACTGATGAGATACTGGGCCAACTTCGCCCGCACAGG GGACCCCAATGACCCCTGGGATTCCAAAGCCCCGCAGTGGCCCCCGTACACGGCGGGAGCGCAGCAGTACGTGAGCCTGAACCTGCGGCCGCTGGAGGTGCGACGCGGGCTGCGTGCCCAGGCCTGCGCCTTCTGGAACCGCTTCCTACCCAAATTGCTCAGCGCCACAG ACACGCTGGACGAGGCGGAGCGCCAGTGGAAGGCCGAGTTCCACCGCTGGAGCTCCTACATGGTGCACTGGAAGAACCAGTTTGACCATTACAGCAAGCAGGATCGCTGCTCAGACCTGTGA
- the ACHE gene encoding acetylcholinesterase isoform X2 — protein MRAPPLSGGLSGGLRPLVLVLTLPALGPTQFTQLGSRGGWGVLCGAGEGIARQFSSLSPAFVCVCVCVCVCVCARAPRLCAPLVLPVYVLVSVCLPPSHHFSPPLCQPAPPLLQLSDNPWARVLPNHLLPPGSLKPSPSAFLSPSRRLPAPAAMRPPWCPLHTPSLASPLLLLLFLLGGGAEAEGPEDPELLVTVRGGRLRGISLMAPGGPVSAFLGIPFAEPPVGPRRFLPPEPKRPWPGVLDATAFQSVCYQYVDTLYPGFEGTEMWNPNRELSEDCLYLNVWTPYPRPASPTPVLVWIYGGGFYSGASSLDVYDGRFLAQVEGTVLVSMNYRVGAFGFLALPGSREAPGNVGLLDQRLALQWVQENVAAFGGDPMSVTLFGESAGAASVGMHLLSPPSRGLFHRAVLQSGAPNGPWATVGVGEARRRATLLARLVGCPPGGAGGNDTELVACLRTRTAQDLVDHEWHVLPQESVFRFSFVPVVDGDFLSDTPEALINAGDFHSLQVLVGVVKDEGSYFLVYGAPGFSKDNESLISRAQFLAGVRVGVPQASDLAAEAVVLHYTDWLHPEDPARLREAMSDLVGDHNVVCPVAQLAGRLAAQGARVYAYVFEHRASTLSWPLWMGVPHGYEIEFIFGLPLEPSLNYTVEERTFAQRLMRYWANFARTGDPNDPWDSKAPQWPPYTAGAQQYVSLNLRPLEVRRGLRAQACAFWNRFLPKLLSATASEAPCTCSGPAHGEAAPRPRPGLPLSLLLLFLSRFLRL, from the exons ATGAGGGCCCCGCCCCTGTCGGGTGGCCTGTCCGGTGGCCTGCGGCCTCTGGTGCTGGTGCTGACACTGCCTGCACTGGGCCCAACCCAGTTCACCCAGCTGGGAagcaggggagggtggggggtccTCTGCGGGGCAGGGGAGGGTATTGCTCGGCAGTTCTCATCTTTGTCCCCGgcatttgtttgtgtgtgtgtatgtgtgtgtgtgtgtgtgtgtgcacgcgcgcctCGTCTCTGTGCCCCCTTGGTTCTCCCTGTCTATGTccttgtctctgtctgtctccctccctctcaccatttctctcctcctctctgccaaCCTGCCCCACCTCTTCTGCAGCTCAGTGATAACCCCTGGGCAAGAGTGTTACCTAAtcatctcctccctcctggcAGCCTCAAGCCTTCaccctctgcctttctttctcccaGCAGACGCCTGCCTGCCCCGGCAGCCATGAGGCCACCGTGGTGTCCCCTGCACACGCCCTCCCTGGCTTCCccactccttctcctcctcttccttctgggaggaggggcagaggctgAGGGCCCAGAGGACCCGGAGCTGCTGGTGACGGTGCGTGGGGGCCGGCTTCGAGGCATTAGCCTAATGGCCCCTGGGGGCCCTGTCTCTGCTTTTCTGGGCATCCCCTTCGCAGAGCCACCTGTGGGCCCCCGTCGCTTTCTGCCACCGGAGCCCAAGCGGCCCTGGCCAGGGGTGCTGGATGCCACAGCCTTCCAAAGCGTCTGCTACCAATATGTGGACACCTTGTACCCTGGCTTTGAGGGCACTGAGATGTGGAACCCCAACCGTGAGCTGAGTGAGGACTGCCTCTACCTCAACGTGTGGACACCGTACCCCAGGCCTGCGTCCCCCACCCCTGTCCTTGTCTGGATCTACGGGGGTGGCTTCTACAGCGGGGCCTCCTCCCTGGACGTGTATGATGGCCGCTTCCTGGCCCAGGTGGAGGGGACTGTGCTGGTGTCCATGAACTACAGGGTGGGAGCCTTTGGCTTCTTGGCCCTGCCCGGGAGCCGGGAGGCCCCTGGCAATGTGGGTCTGCTGGATCAGAGGCTGGCACTGCAGTGGGTGCAGGAGAATGTGGCAGCCTTTGGAGGGGACCCAATGTCAGTGACTCTGTTTGGGGAAAGCGCAGGTGCAGCCTCTGTAGGAATGCACCTGCTGTCCCCACCCAGCCGGGGCCTGTTCCACAGGGCGGTGCTGCAGAGCGGTGCACCCAATGGGCCCTGGGCCACGGTGGGTGTGGGAGAGGCCCGCCGCAGGGCCACACTGCTGGCCCGCCTCGTGGGCTGTCCCCCAGGTGGAGCTGGTGGCAATGACACAGAACTGGTGGCCTGCCTGCGGACGCGGACAGCTCAGGATCTCGTGGACCACGAGTGGCATGTGCTGCCTCAGGAAAGCGTCTTCCGCTTCTCCTTCGTGCCTGTGGTGGACGGAGACTTTCTCAGTGACACGCCTGAGGCCCTCATCAATGCTGGAGACTTCCACAGCCTACAG GTGCTGGTGGGTGTGGTGAAGGATGAGGGCTCCTATTTTCTGGTTTACGGGGCCCCAGGCTTCAGCAAAGACAACGAGTCTCTCATCAGCCGGGCCCAGTTCCTGGCCGGGGTGCGGGTCGGGGTCCCCCAGGCAAGCGACCTGGCTGCCGAGGCTGTGGTCCTGCATTACACAGACTGGCTACACCCTGAGGACCCAGCACGCCTGAGGGAGGCCATGAGTGATTTGGTGGGCGACCACAACGTCGTGTGCCCCGTGGCCCAGCTGGCTGGGCGACTGGCCGCCCAGGGCGCCAGAGTCTATGCCTACGTCTTTGAACACCGAGCATCCACACTCTCCTGGCCCCTCTGGATGGGGGTGCCCCACGGCTACGAGATCGAGTTCATCTTCGGGCTCCCCTTGGAACCCTCGCTAAACTACACCGTCGAGGAGAGAACCTTTGCCCAGCGACTGATGAGATACTGGGCCAACTTCGCCCGCACAGG GGACCCCAATGACCCCTGGGATTCCAAAGCCCCGCAGTGGCCCCCGTACACGGCGGGAGCGCAGCAGTACGTGAGCCTGAACCTGCGGCCGCTGGAGGTGCGACGCGGGCTGCGTGCCCAGGCCTGCGCCTTCTGGAACCGCTTCCTACCCAAATTGCTCAGCGCCACAG CCTCGGAGGCCCCCTGCACCTGCTCAGGCCCCGCCCACGGGGAGGCTGCCCCGAGGCCCAGGCCCGGCCTCCCCctatccctcctcctcctcttcctctcccggTTCCTGCGGCTGTGA